A window of Syngnathoides biaculeatus isolate LvHL_M chromosome 9, ASM1980259v1, whole genome shotgun sequence contains these coding sequences:
- the zgc:175214 gene encoding RING finger protein 122, producing MQPFQWCNGCLCSLNSLSSEKDCSMTSDMYHLPLNVYVIVLGIGLFVFMLSLIFCCYLFRLKQQGTREQFSYNEVVLKGASKKLSLLGQTCAVCLEEFRTRDELGVCPCSHAFHKKCLLKWLEIRNVCPMCNKPILRLHTDAPQGAEGTLEPEEV from the exons GATGCCTGTGCAGTTTGAATTCTCTCAGCTCTGAAAAGGACTGCAGCATGACGTCTGACATGTATCACCTGCCGCTCAATGTGTATGTCATCGTGCTGGGCATTGGCCTCTTTGTCTTCATGCTCAGTCTCATCTTCTGCTGCTACCTTTTCAG GTTGAAACAACAAGGAACGAGGGAGCAGTTCAGCTATAATGAG GTGGTGCTCAAGGGGGCAAGTAAGAAACTCAGCCTGCTTGGA CAAACCTGTGCAGTGTGTCTGGAAGAATTCAGGACCCGAGATGAACTGGGTGTGTGCCCGTGCTCGCATGCATTTCACAAGAA GTGCCTGCTAAAGTGGCTGGAGATCCGCAACGTGTGCCCAATGTGCAACAAACCCATCTTGCGGCTCCACACAGATGCCCCGCAAGGCGCCGAGGGTACTCTGGAGCCAGAGGAGGTGTGA